A single Campylobacter hyointestinalis subsp. hyointestinalis DNA region contains:
- the dapE gene encoding succinyl-diaminopimelate desuccinylase has translation MEVIEIFQELLKFKSITPDDDGAMNYIDMFMDDFSAEFVEVSGVKNLILTKKFGSGAHLCFAGHIDVVPAGEGWDSDPFEPELKDGFIYARGAQDMKSGVAAFLCACKDATKFDGTLSVILTSDEEGDGVFGTFEALKYLKEKDRLPDFAIVAEPTCEKIMGDSLKVGRRGSINGVVVVKGVQGHAAYPQKCINPAHQVASVLADFAGFNLDSGSKYFEESKIVITDIRGGMEVTNVTPGSIKIMFNVRNSDQTSYEDVKKYTEHIFHGFDFVLNLKQSSKPFLTSENSKIVTSLSDSIYKVCGIKPVLSTAGGTSDARYFAAFGIPVVEFGVVNDRIHAANERVNVDEVQRLYEVFSNLIQTF, from the coding sequence ATGGAAGTTATAGAGATATTTCAAGAACTTTTAAAGTTCAAAAGCATAACTCCTGATGATGATGGAGCTATGAATTATATAGATATGTTTATGGATGACTTTTCTGCAGAGTTTGTAGAAGTGAGTGGCGTAAAAAATCTCATTTTAACAAAAAAATTTGGAAGCGGTGCTCATTTATGTTTTGCAGGGCACATAGACGTTGTTCCAGCTGGAGAAGGTTGGGACAGCGATCCTTTTGAGCCTGAGCTAAAAGATGGTTTTATATACGCAAGGGGCGCCCAAGATATGAAAAGTGGAGTTGCAGCTTTTTTATGTGCATGCAAAGACGCTACTAAATTTGATGGAACTCTTAGCGTGATACTCACTAGTGATGAAGAAGGTGATGGGGTTTTTGGTACTTTTGAGGCTTTAAAATATTTAAAAGAAAAAGATAGGCTTCCTGATTTTGCGATAGTTGCAGAGCCTACTTGTGAAAAAATTATGGGCGACTCTCTTAAAGTAGGACGTAGAGGCTCTATAAATGGAGTTGTCGTAGTAAAAGGTGTGCAAGGTCACGCGGCATATCCGCAAAAATGTATAAACCCAGCTCATCAAGTAGCTTCAGTGTTAGCTGATTTTGCAGGTTTTAATCTAGATAGTGGAAGTAAGTATTTTGAAGAGAGTAAAATAGTCATAACAGACATCAGGGGCGGTATGGAAGTTACAAATGTTACTCCTGGTAGCATAAAAATAATGTTTAACGTAAGAAATTCAGATCAAACTAGCTACGAAGATGTCAAAAAATACACCGAACATATTTTTCACGGGTTTGATTTTGTTTTAAATTTGAAACAAAGTTCAAAACCGTTTTTAACGAGTGAAAATTCAAAAATAGTAACTTCTTTATCAGATAGTATCTATAAGGTTTGTGGCATAAAACCGGTTCTAAGCACGGCAGGAGGTACAAGCGATGCAAGATATTTTGCTGCGTTTGGTATCCCAGTAGTTGAGTTTGGTGTCGTAAATGATAGAATTCACGCAGCAAATGAACGCGTCAATGTAGATGAAGTGCAGCGTTTGTATGAAGTATTTTCAAATCTAATACAAACCTTTTAA
- a CDS encoding ABC transporter substrate-binding protein, with the protein MTRRYALGFLASFLAFHTSKTLASELKIPIKVGFLPITDHLIIVAKELYKHPNYEIIPVKFSNWADLSEALRSKAVDAAFLLAPLGLMLRASGVKIKAVLAAHKNGSALVARNDISNLQDLKGKNIGIPSRFSTHYFLLDKLLESSNLKNKVNIIDMAPTEMPFALLSRRLDAYIVAEPFGQLAVSKKRAKNLIFSKDIEKSHICCILNFHEDILNLNGFDKVLENFKKAAHFISKNHDEAGLLGENLLGQNHKIIKNILDQNIASYDDLSIKKEDLERLKEFLIKNNLASKALLNLNIDSYLAV; encoded by the coding sequence ATGACAAGGAGATACGCACTTGGATTTTTAGCAAGTTTTTTGGCGTTTCACACATCAAAAACTCTAGCTAGCGAGCTTAAAATTCCTATAAAAGTAGGATTTTTACCCATAACAGATCATCTCATCATCGTAGCAAAAGAGCTTTACAAGCACCCAAACTATGAGATAATCCCAGTTAAGTTTTCAAACTGGGCCGATCTTAGCGAAGCATTAAGAAGCAAAGCGGTAGACGCAGCGTTTTTACTAGCCCCTCTTGGACTTATGCTAAGAGCAAGCGGAGTTAAGATAAAAGCCGTCCTAGCAGCACATAAAAACGGCTCAGCGCTCGTAGCAAGAAACGATATATCAAATTTACAAGACTTAAAAGGTAAAAATATAGGAATTCCATCTCGTTTTAGTACACATTATTTTTTACTAGATAAACTTTTGGAGAGTTCAAATTTAAAAAACAAGGTAAATATCATAGATATGGCGCCTACTGAAATGCCTTTTGCTCTGCTTAGCAGAAGGCTTGATGCATACATAGTCGCAGAGCCTTTTGGTCAGTTAGCCGTATCCAAAAAAAGAGCTAAGAATTTGATTTTCAGTAAAGATATAGAAAAATCTCATATATGCTGTATTTTAAACTTTCACGAAGATATATTAAATTTAAACGGCTTTGATAAAGTCTTAGAAAACTTTAAAAAAGCTGCTCATTTTATATCTAAAAACCATGATGAAGCAGGTCTTTTAGGTGAAAATTTGCTAGGGCAAAATCATAAAATCATAAAAAATATACTAGATCAAAATATAGCCTCTTATGATGATTTGAGTATTAAAAAAGAGGATTTAGAGCGACTTAAAGAGTTTTTGATAAAAAATAATCTAGCTAGTAAAGCTCTTTTAAACTTAAACATAGATAGCTATTTGGCGGTATGA
- a CDS encoding OsmC family protein has protein sequence MANCAINSCTRLDPIDKAGLEALIKAGKENPDVIKTLKCRTVAEGKFRHANYIRNLPAYIVDEPPTLLGEDTAPNPSEAVLAALGSCIAVGIHANAIAQNVVITKLELEGDLNITAVWGTGDLSQKPLGFTDVRVKVDLQSNADKATNDALIAHALKYSPVANTLLRNVNLEVK, from the coding sequence ATGGCAAATTGCGCTATCAATTCTTGTACAAGACTAGACCCTATAGATAAGGCCGGTCTTGAAGCTCTTATCAAAGCCGGAAAAGAAAATCCAGATGTTATAAAGACACTTAAGTGTCGCACAGTTGCAGAAGGTAAGTTTCGCCATGCAAACTACATAAGAAATCTACCTGCATACATAGTAGATGAGCCACCTACATTGCTTGGAGAAGACACTGCACCAAATCCTAGCGAAGCTGTTTTAGCTGCTCTTGGAAGCTGTATAGCTGTAGGAATTCACGCAAACGCGATCGCACAGAACGTAGTTATAACAAAACTTGAGCTTGAGGGCGATTTAAATATAACTGCGGTTTGGGGAACAGGCGATCTAAGCCAAAAGCCTCTTGGATTTACCGACGTTAGAGTAAAAGTTGATCTACAAAGTAATGCAGACAAAGCTACAAATGACGCTCTTATCGCTCACGCGCTTAAGTATTCACCTGTTGCAAATACTCTGCTTAGAAACGTAAATTTAGAAGTTAAATAA
- a CDS encoding acyl-CoA dehydrogenase family protein, with translation MALQKLANLAPRIDAEGIYAKDIINELGTSGYFSVLDQRNDLFKAILNISKVAEVCGTTGFCMWCQFALIWYLLNSDNENLKNELLPKLKKAEILGGTALSNPMKAFAGIEKNQLKATRVSGGYIINGTLTWVSNIEQGSVFGAIALDENEPIMGVIRCDERVKLAEHIKYSALEGSATKSVTLKEYFLPDSDILTNDIYSYLIKITPGFILLQAGIAAGIINASLEVIERSNKTHSHINAYLPFSYDSLKIELDELLKRVENTAFNINLVSSLEILQLRLDASLLTQKATNAAVLFSGTKGYFKNAKAARVQREGNFVLIVTPSIKHLLKEIDDIKKVVVV, from the coding sequence ATGGCACTACAAAAATTAGCAAACCTTGCACCTCGTATCGACGCAGAGGGAATTTATGCAAAAGATATCATAAATGAACTCGGAACTAGCGGATATTTTAGCGTTTTAGATCAGAGAAATGATCTATTTAAAGCTATACTAAACATATCTAAAGTAGCTGAAGTTTGCGGGACGACCGGATTTTGCATGTGGTGCCAATTTGCACTTATCTGGTATCTACTAAATAGCGACAACGAAAACCTTAAAAATGAACTTTTACCAAAATTAAAAAAAGCTGAAATTTTAGGTGGAACCGCTCTGTCAAATCCTATGAAAGCATTTGCTGGTATAGAAAAAAACCAGCTAAAAGCGACAAGAGTAAGTGGTGGATATATCATAAATGGAACTCTTACTTGGGTGTCAAATATCGAACAAGGAAGCGTATTTGGCGCTATAGCTTTAGATGAAAACGAACCGATAATGGGAGTTATAAGGTGTGATGAGAGAGTAAAACTCGCAGAACACATAAAATACAGCGCGCTTGAAGGCTCAGCGACAAAATCAGTAACCCTAAAAGAGTACTTTTTGCCTGATAGTGATATCTTAACAAACGATATCTATAGCTATTTGATCAAGATCACTCCGGGATTTATCTTGCTTCAAGCAGGAATCGCCGCTGGTATCATAAATGCTAGTTTAGAAGTGATAGAGCGCTCAAACAAAACTCACTCTCATATAAACGCGTATCTACCTTTTAGTTATGATAGTTTAAAGATTGAGCTTGATGAATTACTAAAGAGAGTCGAAAATACGGCTTTTAATATAAATTTAGTAAGTTCACTTGAGATTTTACAGCTCAGACTTGACGCGTCGCTTCTAACACAAAAAGCGACAAATGCAGCAGTTTTGTTTAGTGGAACAAAAGGGTATTTTAAAAATGCAAAAGCAGCTAGAGTGCAACGAGAGGGAAACTTCGTACTTATAGTAACTCCTAGTATAAAACATCTATTAAAAGAGATAGATGATATAAAAAAGGTAGTGGTTGTGTAA
- a CDS encoding LysE family transporter, with protein MESFIQGLLLGFGAAVPVGPVNILIMSYSLKRYALGTGVGLGAMSVDIFYMLLMSFGVLKFLNQPIFLNLLSIFGFLFLLYIAYLTYKSADSLIIEDLNLKENSFWSCYTKGVLLNLVNPYIIGFWISVSSFVASSSNALMSLSGLIISIGLWILGLPLVVSKSKRFISQTTAKIFAYASALLMVVFAFILIYNTFFKG; from the coding sequence ATGGAATCTTTTATCCAAGGCTTACTTCTTGGTTTTGGTGCGGCAGTTCCGGTCGGTCCTGTAAATATACTTATCATGTCATATTCTTTAAAGAGATACGCACTTGGCACGGGAGTCGGTTTAGGAGCGATGAGCGTGGATATATTTTATATGCTGCTTATGAGTTTTGGTGTGCTTAAATTTTTAAATCAACCGATATTTTTAAATTTACTCTCTATATTTGGTTTTTTATTTTTATTATACATTGCGTACTTGACTTATAAGAGCGCTGATTCACTTATAATTGAGGATTTAAATTTAAAAGAAAATTCGTTTTGGTCTTGCTATACTAAAGGTGTGCTTTTAAATTTAGTAAATCCATATATTATAGGATTTTGGATATCGGTTTCTAGTTTTGTGGCTAGTTCAAGTAACGCTCTTATGAGTCTTAGCGGACTTATCATCTCTATCGGGCTTTGGATCTTAGGATTGCCTTTGGTCGTTAGTAAGTCAAAGCGTTTTATATCTCAAACTACGGCAAAGATATTTGCTTATGCTTCTGCGCTACTTATGGTTGTTTTTGCTTTTATACTCATTTATAATACATTTTTTAAAGGCTAA
- the murC gene encoding UDP-N-acetylmuramate--L-alanine ligase, whose protein sequence is MQKVHFIGIGGIGISAIARFLKEKDFIISGSDIKESSTTKKLRQSGMKITVPHCTSAIEDPDFVVYSAAIKSDNVELIEARKKGIKCLSRKEALPFILEGKRVFAVAGAHGKSTTSAMLCTLLDGSVIIGAISKQFGSNMKYEPSENVIFEADESDSSFLNSNPYLAVVTNAEPEHMEHYDFDLDKFHSAYKGFLERAKIRVINADDEFLNSLKMDCIKLYKSDITDLKMVLRNYEPYTSFNLKGLGKFEAWGMGEHIAIDASLAILAANSEVGLETIRTNLKKFKGIKKRFDILVANEKFALIDDYGHHPTEIKATLKSAKEYAKLLGLEKITAIFQPHRYTRLKANLDGFKECFKDVDELVVLPVYSAGEEPNDIVLKDEFENAVFADFVKRDGETIEFFDSFGVKHKLSSGLVIGFGAGDITYQLRGV, encoded by the coding sequence ATGCAAAAAGTACATTTTATAGGTATCGGAGGTATCGGAATATCTGCGATTGCTAGATTTTTGAAAGAGAAAGATTTTATCATAAGCGGTTCTGATATTAAAGAAAGCAGCACGACTAAAAAGCTAAGGCAAAGCGGTATGAAGATCACTGTCCCGCACTGCACCAGCGCTATAGAAGATCCGGATTTTGTAGTTTATAGTGCGGCCATAAAGAGCGATAACGTAGAGCTTATAGAAGCTAGAAAAAAAGGTATAAAGTGTTTATCTAGAAAAGAGGCACTTCCTTTTATCCTTGAAGGTAAAAGAGTATTTGCAGTGGCTGGTGCTCATGGTAAAAGCACTACTTCAGCCATGCTTTGCACACTTTTAGATGGAAGCGTGATAATAGGCGCGATAAGCAAACAGTTTGGCTCAAATATGAAATACGAGCCGAGTGAAAATGTGATATTTGAAGCCGATGAGAGCGACAGCAGCTTTTTAAACTCAAATCCATATCTTGCAGTCGTGACTAACGCCGAGCCTGAACATATGGAGCATTACGACTTTGATCTTGATAAATTTCACTCTGCATATAAAGGTTTTTTAGAGCGTGCAAAGATAAGGGTTATAAACGCTGATGATGAGTTTTTAAATTCACTTAAAATGGATTGCATAAAACTATATAAAAGCGACATAACAGATCTTAAAATGGTTCTTAGAAACTATGAGCCATATACAAGTTTCAACCTAAAAGGGCTTGGTAAATTCGAAGCTTGGGGTATGGGTGAGCATATAGCGATCGATGCTAGTCTTGCTATTTTAGCAGCAAACTCAGAAGTTGGACTTGAAACGATTAGAACAAATTTGAAGAAATTTAAAGGGATAAAAAAGAGATTTGATATCTTAGTCGCAAATGAAAAATTCGCTCTCATAGATGACTATGGACATCACCCAACAGAGATAAAAGCTACGTTAAAAAGTGCAAAAGAGTATGCGAAACTCTTGGGGTTAGAAAAGATAACTGCTATATTTCAACCACATCGTTATACTCGTTTAAAAGCAAATTTAGATGGCTTTAAAGAATGTTTTAAAGATGTAGATGAGCTCGTCGTCTTGCCCGTTTATAGTGCTGGAGAAGAGCCAAATGATATAGTTTTAAAAGATGAATTTGAAAATGCGGTTTTTGCCGATTTTGTCAAAAGAGATGGTGAAACTATCGAATTTTTTGATAGTTTTGGTGTAAAACACAAGCTTAGTAGTGGTCTAGTCATCGGCTTTGGAGCTGGAGATATCACTTATCAATTAAGAGGAGTTTGA
- a CDS encoding EAL domain-containing protein, translating into MVRVVKHPVIYAFLIFLIINIVIFTVKFETAYNFDNNRSNKMDSEIMMSMLKSSLKDQNISKSKITELFNHLQVDGWIVKFDENKTISYIFSNKNVKLPLNEIEINKMFFENGFYKEKFLLNNRVDILHFDEISNNLFVGYKFNASVEDNEFVVKDFMSWFFANMIITFIFSFILMLALIYKFKKDKKKRIEKQNYIESVNNENKKLSRLLNIDHITNLPNRSVLENEIKTMENPKVFVIEIDDYINTLSYYGNEIFNKVLIIFSDLLRDFSRQRNMEAYKISDSQFAVCGDSDLFFEDYECIAKDMIDSFKRRSIEVDKDERICVEVRCTIGFCIEKKDTLNKALVALNEASIAHKDFLCYFENINNKYKYKSKIENSSLIQNAILNNKVVPYYQPIFDKDKNIVKYETLVRIKSGNGGIILPGIFLKDSKDIKRYNEIEKILIEKSLIALKENPDVTISINLSIVDMTDGDVSIFLMDMLRKLQISDRLIFEILEDENITDSQRVDNFLDKARKMGVRIAIDDFGSGYSNFSYILKLKPDYLKIDGSIIKNIDKDEDSYTIAGAIVAFAKKLGIKTIAEFVHSKEVFDICVALGVDEFQGFYLSDPKDGFIKNI; encoded by the coding sequence ATGGTTAGGGTAGTTAAACATCCGGTTATTTACGCATTCTTGATATTTCTTATTATAAATATCGTTATTTTTACTGTGAAATTTGAAACCGCTTATAATTTTGATAACAATAGAAGCAATAAAATGGATTCTGAGATTATGATGAGTATGCTAAAATCATCATTGAAAGATCAAAATATCAGCAAAAGCAAAATCACCGAGCTGTTTAACCATCTTCAAGTAGATGGTTGGATAGTTAAATTTGATGAAAATAAGACCATATCTTATATATTTAGCAACAAAAATGTCAAATTACCACTAAATGAGATCGAAATAAATAAAATGTTTTTTGAAAACGGCTTTTATAAAGAAAAGTTTTTGTTAAATAACAGAGTTGATATCTTGCATTTTGATGAGATAAGCAACAATCTTTTTGTAGGATATAAATTTAATGCATCTGTAGAAGATAATGAATTTGTGGTAAAAGATTTTATGTCGTGGTTCTTTGCAAATATGATAATTACGTTTATATTTAGCTTTATCTTGATGCTTGCTTTGATATATAAATTTAAAAAAGATAAGAAAAAAAGGATTGAAAAGCAAAACTATATAGAATCTGTAAATAATGAAAATAAAAAATTATCTCGATTATTAAACATCGATCATATAACAAATTTACCAAATAGATCAGTTTTAGAAAACGAGATCAAAACTATGGAAAATCCCAAAGTTTTTGTGATCGAAATAGATGATTATATAAATACACTTAGTTATTATGGAAATGAGATTTTTAACAAAGTGTTGATTATATTTTCAGATCTATTAAGGGATTTTTCACGGCAAAGAAATATGGAAGCATATAAGATATCAGATAGTCAATTTGCTGTATGCGGGGATAGCGATTTATTTTTTGAAGATTATGAATGCATAGCAAAAGATATGATAGATAGTTTTAAAAGACGCAGCATAGAAGTAGATAAAGATGAGCGTATCTGTGTAGAAGTGCGCTGTACTATAGGATTTTGTATAGAAAAAAAAGATACATTAAACAAAGCTCTTGTAGCGTTAAACGAAGCATCAATCGCGCATAAGGATTTTCTATGCTATTTTGAAAATATAAACAATAAGTATAAATACAAATCAAAGATAGAAAATTCATCTCTTATACAAAACGCGATTTTAAATAATAAAGTAGTTCCGTACTATCAGCCTATCTTCGACAAGGATAAAAATATAGTTAAATACGAAACTTTAGTTAGGATAAAGAGCGGCAATGGAGGCATAATACTTCCGGGAATTTTCCTAAAAGATTCAAAAGATATCAAGCGTTATAACGAGATAGAAAAAATACTTATAGAAAAAAGTTTAATAGCCTTAAAAGAAAACCCCGATGTGACTATATCTATAAATTTAAGCATAGTAGATATGACTGATGGCGACGTGAGCATATTTTTGATGGATATGCTCCGTAAGCTACAGATATCAGATAGGCTTATTTTTGAGATATTAGAAGATGAAAATATAACAGACTCTCAAAGAGTTGATAACTTTTTGGATAAAGCTAGAAAAATGGGAGTAAGGATAGCTATAGATGACTTTGGTAGCGGATATAGTAATTTTTCATATATACTAAAACTAAAGCCAGATTATTTAAAAATAGATGGATCTATCATCAAAAATATAGATAAAGACGAAGATTCATACACCATAGCTGGTGCTATAGTCGCCTTTGCAAAGAAGCTCGGTATAAAAACTATCGCCGAGTTTGTACATTCTAAAGAGGTGTTTGATATATGCGTCGCTCTTGGAGTAGATGAGTTTCAAGGGTTTTATCTAAGTGATCCAAAAGATGGTTTTATAAAAAATATTTAA
- a CDS encoding ABC transporter permease, with protein sequence MGISRWTKRWDLVGFIFGLFPKVSVAFDPIINLLRPVSPIAWVPLVLIIFGIGDKPTIFIISYAVFFPVLLLASKAVQDVPKELIIVSKNFGASKWQVLSGVIFPSSFLMLISGLKLAASLAWINLVVGEMLGAQTGLGYLIIDARNQLRIDIVLAVICVIGVVGWAINQLFCLIEKQISRKFGYDKNL encoded by the coding sequence TTGGGGATTAGTCGCTGGACTAAGCGGTGGGATTTAGTAGGATTTATCTTTGGATTATTTCCAAAAGTAAGCGTAGCTTTTGATCCTATCATAAATTTACTGCGTCCAGTATCGCCCATAGCTTGGGTGCCACTAGTTCTTATCATTTTTGGTATAGGAGACAAACCTACTATATTTATCATATCTTACGCCGTGTTTTTTCCTGTACTTTTGCTAGCTTCAAAAGCGGTGCAAGATGTCCCAAAAGAACTGATAATCGTATCAAAAAACTTTGGCGCTTCAAAGTGGCAAGTACTAAGCGGAGTGATATTTCCATCTAGTTTTCTTATGCTTATATCAGGACTAAAATTAGCAGCATCTTTGGCGTGGATAAACTTAGTCGTCGGCGAAATGTTAGGAGCACAAACAGGACTTGGATACTTAATCATAGATGCTAGAAATCAGCTTAGAATAGACATAGTTTTAGCCGTGATCTGCGTCATAGGCGTAGTAGGTTGGGCGATAAATCAGCTATTTTGTCTGATCGAAAAACAAATTTCAAGGAAGTTTGGATATGATAAAAATCTCTAA
- a CDS encoding DUF4149 domain-containing protein, which produces MRNLKNSYLFLLALIIGVEISIGAFLAPVVFFPAKYIGEGVLSIFQSGLLMTQVFLKYNMLLIVVSLVSIIYELINLIKNKEDSFNFKFSAFMLSFIVLGLASSFAFYFTPYIVNAQSLGELATTTNDFASVHKTSEIVMKIMIIAQTILFFVRARR; this is translated from the coding sequence ATGAGAAATTTAAAAAATAGTTATCTGTTTTTGTTGGCTTTGATAATCGGCGTTGAGATATCTATAGGCGCTTTTTTGGCTCCTGTGGTATTTTTTCCTGCAAAATACATAGGCGAGGGCGTTTTGAGTATATTTCAAAGCGGTTTGCTTATGACTCAGGTATTTTTGAAATATAACATGCTCTTGATCGTTGTTTCTTTAGTATCAATAATCTATGAACTTATAAATTTGATAAAAAATAAAGAAGATAGTTTCAACTTTAAATTTAGTGCATTTATGCTTAGCTTTATAGTTTTAGGGCTTGCTAGCTCATTTGCTTTTTATTTCACGCCATATATTGTCAATGCTCAAAGTTTAGGTGAGTTGGCAACTACTACAAACGACTTTGCGAGCGTACATAAAACTAGTGAAATAGTTATGAAAATTATGATTATAGCTCAAACTATATTATTTTTCGTGCGTGCTAGGCGCTAG
- a CDS encoding endonuclease MutS2: protein MEELFRKLDLNEYLDKFNSFLARPKPLFVSGDSKVNYEKLSEISNMELRYPPSVINLDDALVRLSKQAILHISEIYEFAKIVRYFLYLKKLKFENKMKAYLDKIDIPVLVSGICDYFDENGEFKDSVDDRLSAINLSFKNKKDEINAELKRLIYTKSIAPYLVDTQIHFINDNEALLVRGGFNHVLKGSVIARSSGGYFYVLPANISKLKSEQRDLLDKKDEILYEYSKNISSVFHKNLMFLKFINSAFDHIDALMARASMAKLGDLDFVLSDSSKDIILKDFAHPALKNPKRISVSFKGKVLLITGVNAGGKSMLLKSILSAALLSKYLLPMSINSQCSRIGTFKEFDAIIEDPQNAKNDISTFAGRMLHFSKIFGKKSLLIGVDEIELGTDFEEAASLYSAIIDKLLENDIKMVITTHHKRLAMLLAKNSDVELLAALYDEANSRPKYEFLAGTIGKSYAFETAVRYAIPSNLVALAKKTYGEDKENLNEAISKAINLEMELKVKLNDANLKEEKLNSLLQSLKDQKEKVDDDLKRTVSKLEFEYYKAINEAKRGVSLTDIKEKQRSINKANELVSKIEKPQNLREPLELKIGDKVKYEKIKGEVLSLNKNEATILSDGMKLRVPISLLKRSGNVPNLTKKNISVKVSRPVSASVVLDLHGLRSEEAMDKLDKFISDALIAGFDEVLIKHGIGTGKLAYAVKEFLKAHPSIKAFKDGAPSEGGFGSKVVKL, encoded by the coding sequence ATGGAAGAACTATTTAGAAAACTTGATCTAAATGAATATTTGGATAAATTTAACTCATTTTTGGCTAGACCTAAACCGCTTTTTGTTAGTGGAGATAGCAAGGTCAATTATGAAAAACTATCTGAAATCTCAAATATGGAGCTAAGATATCCACCAAGCGTGATAAATTTAGACGATGCTCTAGTAAGACTAAGCAAACAAGCTATTTTACATATCAGCGAAATTTACGAATTTGCCAAGATTGTTCGTTATTTTTTGTACTTAAAAAAGCTTAAATTTGAAAATAAGATGAAAGCCTATCTTGATAAGATAGACATTCCTGTTTTGGTATCTGGAATTTGTGATTATTTTGATGAAAATGGCGAATTTAAAGATAGCGTAGATGATAGGCTGAGTGCTATAAACTTATCTTTTAAAAACAAAAAAGATGAGATAAACGCCGAGCTAAAAAGGCTTATTTATACAAAAAGTATCGCTCCATATCTCGTTGATACTCAAATTCACTTTATAAATGATAATGAAGCTCTTTTGGTACGCGGTGGATTTAACCACGTTTTAAAAGGTAGCGTGATAGCTAGAAGTAGTGGTGGATATTTTTACGTATTGCCTGCAAATATCTCAAAATTAAAAAGTGAGCAGCGCGATCTGCTTGATAAAAAAGATGAAATTCTATATGAATACTCTAAAAATATAAGCTCTGTATTTCATAAAAATCTTATGTTTTTAAAATTTATAAACTCTGCTTTTGATCATATCGATGCTCTTATGGCAAGAGCTTCGATGGCAAAATTAGGTGATTTGGATTTTGTTCTTAGTGATAGTAGTAAAGATATCATTTTAAAGGATTTTGCTCATCCTGCACTTAAAAATCCTAAACGAATTAGCGTGAGTTTTAAAGGCAAAGTTCTGCTTATAACAGGCGTGAATGCCGGCGGAAAAAGTATGTTACTAAAAAGCATACTAAGTGCAGCTCTGCTCTCAAAATACCTTCTTCCTATGAGTATAAACTCGCAGTGTAGTCGCATAGGCACATTTAAAGAGTTTGATGCTATCATAGAAGATCCACAAAATGCAAAGAACGATATATCTACGTTTGCAGGTAGAATGCTACATTTCTCTAAAATCTTTGGTAAAAAATCTTTGCTCATCGGAGTTGATGAGATAGAGCTAGGAACCGACTTTGAAGAAGCGGCCAGTCTTTATAGTGCGATCATAGACAAACTTTTAGAAAATGATATAAAAATGGTCATAACTACTCACCATAAGCGTCTTGCGATGTTGCTTGCTAAAAATAGCGATGTGGAGCTTTTAGCAGCACTTTATGATGAAGCAAACTCAAGACCAAAGTATGAGTTTTTAGCTGGAACTATAGGCAAATCTTACGCTTTTGAAACGGCTGTTCGTTACGCAATACCATCAAATTTAGTAGCTTTAGCTAAAAAAACTTACGGTGAAGATAAAGAAAATTTAAATGAAGCTATAAGCAAGGCTATAAACTTAGAAATGGAGTTAAAAGTCAAGCTAAATGATGCAAATTTAAAAGAAGAGAAACTAAACTCGCTTTTGCAAAGCTTAAAAGATCAAAAAGAAAAAGTAGATGATGACTTAAAAAGAACTGTTTCTAAGCTAGAGTTTGAGTACTATAAAGCTATAAATGAAGCAAAAAGAGGAGTAAGCTTAACAGATATAAAAGAGAAGCAAAGAAGTATAAATAAAGCAAATGAGCTAGTTTCAAAGATAGAAAAACCGCAAAATTTAAGAGAGCCTTTGGAGCTAAAAATAGGCGATAAAGTAAAATACGAAAAGATAAAAGGCGAAGTGCTTAGCCTAAATAAAAATGAAGCTACTATCTTAAGTGATGGAATGAAACTAAGAGTTCCTATAAGTCTTTTAAAAAGAAGTGGAAACGTTCCAAATTTAACAAAGAAAAATATAAGCGTAAAAGTATCTCGTCCGGTGAGCGCAAGTGTGGTTTTAGATCTTCACGGACTAAGGAGCGAGGAAGCTATGGATAAATTAGATAAATTTATCTCAGATGCTTTGATAGCTGGATTTGATGAGGTTTTGATAAAACACGGGATCGGTACTGGAAAACTCGCTTACGCCGTAAAAGAGTTTTTAAAAGCTCATCCAAGCATAAAGGCTTTCAAAGACGGAGCGCCAAGCGAGGGCGGCTTTGGCAGTAAAGTCGTGAAATTATAA